The stretch of DNA ACGTAACGCCCGAGCGTGCGATCGCGCGAGTCCTGAACGTAGGTCTCTGTGACGCTGCGATTGACGCTGCGTTCCTGCGCGAGCACGTCGGTCGCGGTCACCCGGATCTCGCCGCGGTCGCCCTTGAGCAGCTTCTTGCCGAGTGTCGTGTTCCACAGCACGACGTCCTGGCCGAACTGATTCGGCACGCCGCTCTGCAGGTTGTGATTCAGCTCCTGCCGCACCACGATTCCGTGCGGAGCGATTGCGTTGAAGCGGAAGCCGAGCGTATGCGTGTAGTAGTCGCCGCGATTGCTCTCGCTCAGCGTATTGCGGGTGATGTTGTAGGTGCCCTGGTAGGACACCGAGAAATCGAGATTCTGGCTGATGTTGCTCGACAGCGTCGCGCCCGAGCGGATGCCGTAGGTGCTCGCCTCGTTGACGCCTGCGGTGATGCGAGTCGGAGTGCGGGTGAAGCTGCCACCGCCGTTCAGACTCAGAATGCTCTTGAGCACCTTGGTCGGCCGGCTGTGCACGCCGAACAGGAACGCGTTCCAGGAGTGATCGAGGTTCTCGGGTGTGGTGAGCTGCGTGCCGCGCGCCAGGAAGATGCCCCGGATGGTGGTGTCGTTCGGTGCGATGAACGTGGAGTTCGCGATCGGGTGCGAGGTGCGTGTCAGGTTCCCGAACACGAACCGGCTCTTGGATTTCGCCGGGTCGGCTTCCGAGATGCGCAGCTGCAAGGAGTGATTGTAGGTCTGGCGCAGGTTCGGATTGCCGCTCGAGAGCGAGAGCGGATTCGAGTTGTCGAGCACGTTCTGAAGCTGATTGATCGTCGGCGCGGTGGTCGAGGTGTTGTAGGCGAGCCGGACGTTGCGTCGATTCTGCAGGCTCGCGGTCAGGATCACCGACGGCAGCACATCCTCGAACGTCTGCTCGATCCGGCGGCTGTCGGGAAACGTCTGTTCCGAGCGGAGCTGCGTGCGCTGATAGGCGCCGGTGGTGAGCAGCTTCCATGGCCCGGTCGTGAACAACAACGAGGCCCCGCCGTTCTGAACCAGATTGCGGCTCTCGTACGAGTTCGACAGCGCACTGTCCGGCACGCTGTAGGTGCCGCTGAACGGGTCGAACCGCAGCGCCCGCGCATCGGACTCGCTGCGCGTGAGCGCCGGGCTGTAGGTGAGCTGCATCTGAAGGCGCGGGTGCAGAGGCTCGGTGTACGCGATGCGGGTCGAGAGCGTGTTCGTGGTGGTGAGCGAATTCGAACGCTGGTTGAGCGTGTCGCTGACGGTCGAGTCGCCCTGGAAGTAGTCGGTCAGTGAGTACTGGGCGCCGTCGCCGTCGCGCTCGTTGTGCCCCATGTTGATGTCGGCCGAGATGTTGCGCCCGCGCCGTGCGAACTTGTGCCGCAACGTGAGGCGATTCGACAGGTTGTTGCCGCGCGTGTCGCTCTGGTTGTCATTGCTCGCCGCATTCAGCACCTCGCCGAGCGTCGAAGTGTTGCCGCCCACCGCGAAGCTGTTGGTGCGGTTGTTCTGGAAGTAGAGCCGCGGCTGCATGATCACCGAGTTGAGCGAATCGAGCGTCCACTCGAAGCGCCCGTCGAAGCGCTGATTGCCATTGCGACTGTCGCTGGTGGTGGCCTGGTCGTAGAACGCAGTCGAATCCTGCGGCGGCAGGAACTGGCGCGACAGCGACTGCGTATTGTCGTTGTCGGTGTCGTTCACGAACACGCTGCTCGTGACCGAGAGCT from Candidatus Eisenbacteria bacterium encodes:
- a CDS encoding outer membrane beta-barrel protein, which codes for RMMMFGGGGGGPRGPGGGGGMFRMGGGGSGVDPSSFFVNQQGGLSTTHSGGTNYAGQWGKKLSVTSSVFVNDTDNDNTQSLSRQFLPPQDSTAFYDQATTSDSRNGNQRFDGRFEWTLDSLNSVIMQPRLYFQNNRTNSFAVGGNTSTLGEVLNAASNDNQSDTRGNNLSNRLTLRHKFARRGRNISADINMGHNERDGDGAQYSLTDYFQGDSTVSDTLNQRSNSLTTTNTLSTRIAYTEPLHPRLQMQLTYSPALTRSESDARALRFDPFSGTYSVPDSALSNSYESRNLVQNGGASLLFTTGPWKLLTTGAYQRTQLRSEQTFPDSRRIEQTFEDVLPSVILTASLQNRRNVRLAYNTSTTAPTINQLQNVLDNSNPLSLSSGNPNLRQTYNHSLQLRISEADPAKSKSRFVFGNLTRTSHPIANSTFIAPNDTTIRGIFLARGTQLTTPENLDHSWNAFLFGVHSRPTKVLKSILSLNGGGSFTRTPTRITAGVNEASTYGIRSGATLSSNISQNLDFSVSYQGTYNITRNTLSESNRGDYYTHTLGFRFNAIAPHGIVVRQELNHNLQSGVPNQFGQDVVLWNTTLGKKLLKGDRGEIRVTATDVLAQERSVNRSVTETYVQDSRDRTLGRYVQAVFTYTWR